The DNA region TCGCATGATCATAAATCATCACATGATAAGTGGTTCAATAGAGCAGAACACAAAGAAATCACCTACCGGTccatttcttttcctcttttttgaTCCAGAtcccttttcttcctttccaTCTTGACCACCACCTCCACTAAATTCGGGTTCTTCAGAATCATTACCTGACCCACCAACAACTTGTTTTGGTACCTCATCAGTGGACCGGACGAGGTCCTCACTTCTCCCCTCACGTTTTAGTTGGCTCACCTCGCAATTCTCAGGCACAGAGGACAAGAGAGCATCCTTAGAAGCTTCGACAGTGTTAATACTATTCCTCTGAGGAGGCAATAACCTCACTAAATCAATAGGAAATGCTTCTTCTTGCATAGATACAGGCATTCTCACCCCTCCGTGAGGAGGGACGCCAATGCCTTCAACGCCACCAAAAGGGTTCACCATATCACTGAAGCCCCCACCACTGAAACACGAGAACCGTGCAGCCCGCTCGATGAACCCTGAGTCAGCTGGGAACTGAGACAAGCTCTCAGGGAGTGTTCCCGGAGCATTAGGCAAAAAAAGCCCCTCTCTCAACATTGAGACAGGTGGATTCCAGCTGACATCACTTCTCAAGGAGGAAGGACCAAGACCAACTTTTGGACCTCCCAGTGGGTTCATACTGCTCAAATTGTTTTGCAAGCTACTGTCACAATATCCCATGTTCTGTACACTGGTGGGTTGATCCCAGAGGGCTGGAGGGCCGAAAGAGTTCACCATTGGAGCAGAGGAACAAGAAGAGGAGCCCATAACATTTTCCTTGCAGCCGCCCAGTGAATTCCCAGGACCAACTAAACTCATCGGAGTACTCGTGATGGTTGTACTGCAAAACCGCCAGTCCAAGGACACACCAGAAGAACCGTAATTGTTAATATGTTCCTGATTTCTCTTTTCGTGATCAAGatcatttttttctcctctATCCATCTCTAACAATGAACCTCTCTCTGAATTTGCCCCCTTTCAAATGGCTGCAGTCTAGATGAATCTTCTAAGGAAGCAGAAGGTGAAACCAGAAAACATTACCTACAGCAACGAAGTAAGAAGAcaatagaagaagaagaagaagaagaagaagaagaagaagccatgAGAAGTGATCAGCAGAGAAAGTACCCCCACAAATGTGAATTCTAACTTCAGCAAAAGCAGAGTAAAAGATCAGGAGACAAACAACTTCAGCCCTGGGCAGGCAGGGTGCCGTCATGAATACATCCTAGAGGGGTAATCAATCGACCCAGAAGATAAGAACCACTGAATTTTAACTGTATGAAGCAAACATTTGCCCAAGGTGCCACACAATGCAACAATTTCCAAAGCAGTGATAGAACACAAAAGGGGCACCAAACACTCCCTGCTCGCAACGAGAAAAGGGGGAAGGGAACAGTGCAATTAAAGAAAGGGGGAGCATTGATTTCAGTGCAATAAATACTCAAACCACCCAGAAAACCCTAAGTCCAAGACACCGAGCTTCTGAAGAAGCAGAGCAGGGAGGAAATCGGCCAAAAGGGGCAAGAGAAAGATACCCATTTCAGATTCTGCCGCTACTTTTGGGACTGTGGCTCCAAGTCAAGCTCTTTCTTCCCCCACTCGAGGACACGACAAGATACGACTGGCGTATATTTCAAATTGAACTGTGAAGCAGCTGCAGGCAgccccacacacacacacacagccTCCCCTCCCTGTTTCTCAGCTCAGAGCCAAACTGCTCcgtcttcttctctctctctctctctgggcGCAGAGCAAAACAGAGCGTACACTTTCTCTAGAGAGAtcgcgagagagagagagagatgaattTGGTGTTGGAAGGAAGAGGACAGAGTGAGGGGGAAGTAAACAACCAAAGGTTCAAGCTTCCTGGTTTTATACTCCCACGCTTACATGAAAATTAGAGCTCtctttgatgatgatgattagcCACTGCCActgttaattatatttattattatattattaactataaaaactaatttaatatgaatttatttatttatttattgtattaaactgatttattaattgaaggaatattaattaatcaaaacaACTCCCCAGAAAATTGAGCCACCAATTAATGTTTTCCCATTTGTTGaataatctctctctctatttcttcttttattttatttttttagagcATTGCTACTTATGCCGAATATTTCTGCCTAAATTTAGTGCTACAAGAAAGAATTACATCACCGTAATTTTGAGTAAAATGATGAGCTATTTATATCAGTGGGGGAGTCGGCGTCCTCCGAATCGGAGGAACAGacattttcctcttttcttttatatgaGATCATCGATCCAAATTGTCCCAACTTATCGACTGAAACTATCGCATCCCCGCATGACCGCGAGGGTTTTTGAGTTTCCTCTGAAGACATTTTTCCTATAATTTTCTTGAGAAAAATGGTATTTTATGTAATTCTTGATAAAAATCATGGACAATCATAGAATGAGGCAGGGTAGGAGTGAGTTGGTATATTGGTTTCCTTTTGGGCCAACTTTTCAATGACAATATGGAAATTTGTGTTGGTCGACATAAAGGAAGGACCACTTTAAACCGTGCGCATGGTGAAAACATGAATAACATTTGCCTATGGTTTTACGAATTTCATGTTTTTCAatcaagaaaaattcaataaagTCATAATGGTTTGTCTGCAAAAAGGAATCGATCGAGCACTCTTCATATGTAGTTCGGTCTCATGAAAAGTTTACATATTGAAGCATCATCGGTGCACTCGATGCATTCTTAGTTATCATCTAGATGATGATATCAAGCTTTATTCTTACTCCAAGTAAAAATGAGTTggtttctgatttttttttgatgaaatgcTCTCTTAGATAACTCTTTGATATTCTTTTCTTGCAAGCCAcagctttctttcttccagCAGTTACTTCTTGatttaattgaattatttaCAAGATTCAGTGTCTTccttcttttatatatatatatatatatatatatatattaccttTTGATTTATagctttttttccccttcaaaTCTCTTttagtataataataataataataatgaatttaATAAAGGGGGCAATAACACTTGGGTTTGAGCTAGCAACTGACATTGCCAACTCTCATTAGAGGGTGGCTTTTGtttctttatcttttcttaCATTTGTCTCCTTCCCTCACTAAAAATCTTGGGAGATGTGCTCGTAATCTTTTAATTAGGGTTTGTTTGGTCAAGAACCAAAAATCTAGCTCATCTcccaattattaattattaaattttcaaccCTTAGGCTGGAAATCTAGCATCTGAAgagactaattaattaattgatctcTTTCATAGGCTCcaactaattatatatttgagcAATTAATTAGTAACTTATACACGAATACATATACATAGGTGAATGATAAGTCATATCAACTCCcataagaagaaaataatataaatttgaatttcggAAGTGACACTTATTAGAATAGGAATAATTGATAAAATCTCAAGGGAGAAATATCTctcacaattttattataaaaaaaattatttacatattattagattttattaatgtatAGCTCTTATGCACTATATATTAGTTTCTCACCCACTCGAATTAAGTCAACCAATTGTGTCAAACCTCGCACATCAGGGGAACTACTTCTCACTATCTTCCGGTGAAATTCGATTCGGATACCACAAGAGAAGGAATGATTTTGGTTACTTTATTGTCTAATTAATTGAGCTAATGTTTTCCTTAATGCTATGGtttgtttgttattataaATATGTAGGTTCACCCAATTTCACCACTAAATTATTTGGACATTGATAATAGAGATAGGGTGATGCCATGCGGGTCATTcagtccatatatatatatatgcacacattATTTCTGAAGGGAGATATACTGTATGATCCCCATTCGTGATAACTCCACTGTCTAATGCAATAATTTTATGCTTTGACTATTATTTATCCTCCTCTCAGCTTtgactggaaaaaaaaaaatcaaaagaaaaaacgacaaaataaaattctctgtttttttttcccctgctAAGTGCTAATCCAATTTGAAGAGCATCGTCCTACAGAAAATTTAGCCATTACTAAACCGATTGgatttgaaatgaattgatTGGGACCCGTTAAGTTTCcgaatatcaaaatatacatCGAATTCTATCAAAGTACACACCAAATTCTAAAAGCAGCCTCTCTCAAAGTTTTTATTAGTTTGTTTTCcaaattttattgaattttgcTTCATGCGTCGTTCATGAgaatatacataataattcataaaataaaaaagaaacacacataataatttttagtaTTGTTGAGTATATTTCGTATTCAGTGGAGAATCCAAAAAACGAAGTGGTAACGAGATCGGAAGTATAAAGAAGGGATGGGATATAAATAAGCCATTCGTACTTGCATTAATGAGATGGGATATATTGGGATATATATTCAGatgcattcatatatatttgtatttgaTGATAGAATCCTCACGTATCGTAACTGTCCGACTTTCGATATTATGTTTATGTGATGTTGCTATCTCTTGTTGGGTTGTCATACTCATATATATTACTGTCGACACAGTACAAGAATTCATTCTAGTAAAAGCTGAAGGTGTTAAGATTATCGTGTTGGGGTGTGTGGACCATTTTTACAGTACCAATAGACATTAATTTAACATTGGAAAAACGACAGCACATTGTGAGGAGTCGAAGATTGCATTGAATTCCTCAAGGAGATTTCGTTGTCAAATATATTTGTTTCATTGTacgaactatatatatatatatatatatatattatatacatatattttggTTTCTGATGCACATtgttttctctccttttcaaTGGTCTGCTCAGTTTTACAGAAAACGAAAAGCCAGAAATTTTTCCCTGTCAAAAATTAGATTGCATCTGAAGCTCTTATTATGATGTTCGCTTACAAATGTTCAGTGTTGACCATCAATATCATCTTCTTTTGCTGAGTTATAATATTACTGGTCCCAAGCCACAAACCACTTGATATTCAAAAGCCACGTGGCCTCAACTTATCCATATTCGAGCTTGTTTGGCCCTTAAAGCTGCGGTGAAACTCTCACAGTCATGAATTTTATCGATTCACAATATTCAATCCGAAAccttatttaaagaaaacaaGTATTGAACCACTTGAATCGACCCACATCTATAATTGTTTCATAGggtaaaagaaaattccattcGTTAAACCTGGATAATATCTTCCATATCTATCTACGAAAGTAATAAATACTCTTGAATTTatgcaattaaaattttttaaaaggattaattttcaattttcaagatTAAAAAATACTTAAAGATATACCAAATATGttgtaaatgcaaatatagtTATACGTATTATGTATAGATTCTATCTATGAAAACTCACTTGAGTAGTAATAAATGCTCTTGGCTACtgcaattgaaaaattaaaaaaattgctaAATGATATACCGAATATGttgtaaatacaaatatttacacgtattatatatagaattacAAGTAAACAAGttagtttttaattttcaaaattttaaaatacttaaaaatatGGTAAACCTGTTGTGAatacaaatatttataattattatgtagAGCATTACAATTAACTAAATTTCTTaacaattaaaagaaaatcctGAAAAAACAAAGAATGTTAACTAAAGGTATTtagcaaggaaaaaaaaaagagaatcaattcttaaaattaaagaaagatTGTAATTACATTTTTGATAGATGAACTAAATTATAATtggaacaaaaaataaaagtaaaattcgaccatgaaaatgataataaaagtgcttaaaagaaagaagaaatatttaataacGACTTCATAGGAATCACGGATCAAAACATTAAAAGATGAcgactatatatattacaactagaattaaaaactaaaacaaaagctgaaaacaaagaatgACTATATGATatacttaaaaataataaagaaaatcggGTTCAAAAGAATGACTATATTGAAAAcattttatatgaaaataacACGTTACCATTTCTATTATGAGCCACAAATAACAATGAAAACAGATTGTATAATAAGATGATAACATGTTGCTTCTTATCCTTTTGCACTTTGACAATACTTTTGATAACATCCAGTAGCGAAATGATAATCTGTTGTCAGACTTTAACAACATCCATGACAAAGGCCGACGtttaaaaaattggaaaaacgTCGGCATAGGATTAACATTTGCCGACGTTATTTTTTGTGTCAGCTAAGCTTAAAAACGTCGGCGTAGGATTAAAATTAGCTGACATTTTCCAAAATGTCAGCTAAAAGAAGGTCAAACCCAATGTTTTGGAAAACGTTGGGATTGACAAATTCCTGCCAATTTTCCGAACGTTTTGCATTGAGTCAGGCCAAAAATATCGAGCTAGCCCCATTTTACTGTAGTGATGTCATGTGCCAAGCCATCGGCTCTCTATTTACCCAAATTCACTAATCTTCTCTACCCTTTTTAATACATTAGTAATTAATGCACAAGTAAGTAGATTGATTTGTAgggataatatatttataccaattcaatttactaaaattatttttgttttctagTTCTTGATTTAGCAAGTAAATTTATGTTTACTCGAATATTTACAACTTTTAAAGTTCCTAtgttaataataaatacaatttaaaaataataaaaatataaatgaattgATCTAAGTGTTCGTGATTAACTAAaagtacttttttttcaattttgaattgTATAAATGCTTTATTATATTCTTGAAATTGTAATaagatttttcaatttaaaaaagaatgaaaatatttttctaaaatttttcacaTAAGTAATTACTTACATAATGAAAATTATAAGGGCATTTTGGATGTCCAAAATCTATTACAAATTCTAggttaatataaaatatacttggaaattaaaaatgatgctaaaaggacttatttatttaaaagctcataatatgaatggaataaatttaatctctttttatatcaaatttatTACTTAAAGTTGAAATGTTAAGTTCTATgagtaatttattatttaataaaagatataaatacaaatatttttcacaatttcgatattgaaaattaagagtTTTTTTAGAAACTAAAAGGtactaattaattactttaattttgattaaaataattttatttatgtgaTTTTActaatcttatttataaaatatttaaattattgcTTTTTAAGTGAATAATATAGTTTATGTAAATAAAGTATTTAATGGAACAAATCCAATACGCtgaatttaaaattctttgtTCATCGTTATTTTGATGATTATcaaaaagttaattttacaattataaactaatcattatttttaaagaCTATGTATAATAAATCATACAAACTTTTGGCATGAATAATACTTTCGCGCAACACGCGGGTGAGATTGCTAGTTTTTTAAACAAAACGACAACGAAAAAGCACAATAAAAAaacgtttttctttttcttttataatttttttaaaactttctACAAGTGAACAATCCTATGTCATCGATATAAAATCTTGTGACCAATTTTACAAGAAGAAACTGTAGGTTTGCTCCGAGAGGGTTTCCAGTTTCCGTGCAATTCCTTTGTcggaaaacaaaaatatatgaaacaCGCAGCaagcatatacatatataatataatatacatgAAAATGATGAGATAAGATATATTAATGCAACGGCAGCTTGTAAAAGTAATGCATGAACAGGGAAAAGGGGTTAAGATACGAGTAAATCTCATCAAAAGCCTTCCCtacctttatttttttcttttgatgggTGAAGCCTTACCTTCCTAAAGCCATCATGAAGAATAATTAGCAAAATATTTT from Punica granatum isolate Tunisia-2019 chromosome 3, ASM765513v2, whole genome shotgun sequence includes:
- the LOC116201124 gene encoding transcription factor bHLH49 isoform X2, yielding MSLVGPGNSLGGCKENVMGSSSCSSAPMVNSFGPPALWDQPTSVQNMGYCDSSLQNNLSSMNPLGGPKVGLGPSSLRSDVSWNPPVSMLREGLFLPNAPGTLPESLSQFPADSGFIERAARFSCFSGGGFSDMVNPFGGVEGIGVPPHGGVRMPVSMQEEAFPIDLVRLLPPQRNSINTVEASKDALLSSVPENCEVSQLKREGRSEDLVRSTDEVPKQVVGGSGNDSEEPEFSGGGGQDGKEEKGSGSKKRKRNGPIAGFDAKGDGQPSEDVKDTSETQQKIDQSPNSASGKAAGKNNKQGSQASDPPKEEYIHVRARRGQATNSHSLAERVRREKISERMKFLQDLVPGCSKVTGKAVMLDEIINYVQSLQRQVEFLSMKLATVNPRLDFNIERLLAKDILHSRAGPSSTLGFFPNMPMAYPPPIHPPPAGLIQAGLNGIGSPDSLRRTLHNQINPENAGGFKESAQLPNVWEDELHNVVQMGFNGGSALPSDQDNTDGSVQAGNAKVEL
- the LOC116201124 gene encoding transcription factor bHLH49 isoform X1, producing the protein MDRGEKNDLDHEKRNQEHINNYGSSGVSLDWRFCSTTITSTPMSLVGPGNSLGGCKENVMGSSSCSSAPMVNSFGPPALWDQPTSVQNMGYCDSSLQNNLSSMNPLGGPKVGLGPSSLRSDVSWNPPVSMLREGLFLPNAPGTLPESLSQFPADSGFIERAARFSCFSGGGFSDMVNPFGGVEGIGVPPHGGVRMPVSMQEEAFPIDLVRLLPPQRNSINTVEASKDALLSSVPENCEVSQLKREGRSEDLVRSTDEVPKQVVGGSGNDSEEPEFSGGGGQDGKEEKGSGSKKRKRNGPIAGFDAKGDGQPSEDVKDTSETQQKIDQSPNSASGKAAGKNNKQGSQASDPPKEEYIHVRARRGQATNSHSLAERVRREKISERMKFLQDLVPGCSKVTGKAVMLDEIINYVQSLQRQVEFLSMKLATVNPRLDFNIERLLAKDILHSRAGPSSTLGFFPNMPMAYPPPIHPPPAGLIQAGLNGIGSPDSLRRTLHNQINPENAGGFKESAQLPNVWEDELHNVVQMGFNGGSALPSDQDNTDGSVQAGNAKVEL